The proteins below are encoded in one region of Paenibacillus albus:
- a CDS encoding DUF5693 family protein, with amino-acid sequence MREQWLQWNRKATWLLCVLTILGVISAVPIGAERWKVENTSKHVEFVLDYRDLLQVAAYKVHPQQYVQNELKNIKAAGINSMAVFETSLQELSWAGHLSIYSSGSVMQLQGKPLNNDENYTYVLFASAKDEAAIRPIIEATFRKWNIPISNWEYAGNKGIILETPIEEAMLKAMEPDPSALQMIKDAGLNIVPRLSDRIPFDAAEVDKMMDAYEKMGIDRILFDGDSVKGYADNAELHSISAFADILNKHGIGIVTIENSKPQKGLATLSNLTHYNVVRLLSLPEASAYSMKPDEITDRFHLAAKDRSIRMFYINVSPISKASKSIITDPMQNIYDAMKNKDGILDKMADLGLTVDRAQPFTYDSPSWHKPFKAITALGAIAIIALLVSAYIPGSAIAVFVIGLVGSAGLYVLSKSMFEQGLALGAAISAPTLAVIWAIRRVRAHTIGNRRAVSGTVDNARNNDGGMRWVFPGLSAGRRFTMALTLIVMTSIISLCGIAFIIGLLNNITYQLVLEQFRGVSLLHLAPIALVAVYLFLYTGDSVISNIRKLLSMQITVLWVAVAAVLGVMALYYLSRTGNAGTASSAELMFRNVLENTFGVRPRTKEFLLAHPLFFLGLFLALRYRAAWVLFIVGTIGQLSMVDTFAHIHTPLPISLIRDALGLVLGLLIGLVLIGVWQLGEGVWRRWAPRITQMKQGNKSGV; translated from the coding sequence GTGCGAGAGCAGTGGCTTCAATGGAATCGTAAAGCAACATGGTTACTATGTGTACTAACTATACTGGGCGTTATTTCGGCAGTACCGATCGGCGCAGAGCGCTGGAAGGTGGAGAACACCTCCAAGCATGTGGAGTTCGTACTTGACTACAGAGACCTGCTGCAAGTTGCGGCTTATAAGGTTCACCCTCAGCAATACGTGCAAAATGAACTGAAGAATATCAAAGCAGCCGGCATCAATTCGATGGCCGTGTTTGAAACTTCGCTCCAAGAGCTGAGTTGGGCGGGACATCTCTCGATCTACTCCTCGGGGAGCGTTATGCAGCTGCAGGGCAAGCCGCTGAACAATGACGAGAACTATACATACGTTCTGTTCGCAAGCGCGAAGGATGAGGCGGCTATTCGTCCGATAATTGAAGCAACTTTCCGCAAATGGAACATTCCAATTAGCAATTGGGAGTATGCCGGCAACAAAGGGATCATTCTAGAGACGCCAATTGAGGAAGCGATGTTGAAGGCGATGGAGCCAGATCCAAGCGCTCTTCAAATGATTAAGGATGCTGGCCTGAACATCGTGCCGCGATTGTCTGACCGTATTCCGTTTGATGCGGCTGAAGTGGACAAAATGATGGACGCTTACGAAAAAATGGGTATCGACCGCATTTTGTTCGATGGAGACTCTGTGAAGGGCTATGCGGATAATGCAGAGCTGCATAGCATTAGCGCATTCGCTGACATCTTGAACAAACATGGAATTGGAATTGTTACAATTGAGAATTCTAAACCTCAGAAGGGTCTGGCTACTCTTAGCAATCTGACTCACTATAATGTTGTTCGCCTTCTTTCGCTGCCAGAAGCAAGCGCATATTCGATGAAGCCAGATGAGATTACGGACCGCTTCCATCTCGCGGCGAAAGATCGCAGCATCCGGATGTTCTACATTAATGTGTCGCCTATTAGTAAAGCGTCGAAATCCATTATTACGGATCCGATGCAGAACATCTACGATGCCATGAAGAATAAAGACGGCATTCTGGACAAAATGGCTGACCTTGGCTTGACGGTCGATCGCGCTCAGCCATTTACGTACGATTCGCCATCATGGCATAAGCCGTTTAAGGCAATTACGGCGCTTGGGGCCATTGCGATTATTGCTCTTCTGGTTAGCGCATATATTCCAGGCTCAGCCATTGCAGTATTTGTAATTGGACTCGTAGGCAGTGCTGGCTTGTATGTGCTGTCGAAGTCGATGTTCGAGCAAGGCTTGGCGCTCGGTGCAGCGATTAGCGCACCGACACTCGCGGTTATCTGGGCCATTCGCCGTGTACGGGCGCATACCATTGGCAACCGAAGAGCTGTTAGCGGTACAGTGGACAATGCCCGCAATAACGATGGTGGAATGCGCTGGGTATTCCCGGGCCTTAGCGCTGGACGCCGCTTCACGATGGCACTAACGCTAATCGTGATGACTTCTATTATTTCACTATGTGGTATCGCGTTTATTATTGGTTTGCTCAATAACATCACGTACCAGCTCGTGCTTGAGCAGTTCCGCGGCGTAAGCTTGCTGCACTTGGCTCCGATTGCGCTTGTGGCGGTCTATCTGTTCCTGTACACCGGTGACAGTGTGATTAGCAACATCCGCAAGCTGCTTTCCATGCAAATTACAGTGCTTTGGGTTGCCGTTGCGGCTGTGCTAGGCGTAATGGCGCTCTATTACCTATCACGTACAGGCAATGCCGGAACAGCTTCCTCCGCGGAGTTGATGTTCCGCAATGTGCTGGAGAACACGTTCGGCGTACGTCCGCGAACGAAGGAATTCCTTCTGGCGCACCCACTCTTCTTCTTAGGGCTGTTCCTGGCGCTTCGTTATCGCGCTGCGTGGGTATTGTTTATTGTGGGGACGATTGGGCAATTGTCGATGGTCGACACGTTCGCGCATATTCATACGCCGCTCCCGATTTCGCTCATTCGTGACGCGCTAGGCCTCGTGTTAGGCCTGTTGATCGGTCTTGTTCTCATTGGGGTTTGGCAGCTAGGGGAAGGAGTTTGGAGACGATGGGCACCACGAATCACGCAGATGAAACAGGGCAACAAGTCCGGCGTTTAG
- a CDS encoding phospho-sugar mutase, with product MNHLAEERYQAWLNDPLIDVATKQELAALQGNDKEIEDRFYRELEFGTGGLRGVMGAGTNRLNSYTVGKATQGLANWVLSRGGSPSVVIAYDSRNNSPEFALDAALVLAANGVTAHVFKALRPTPQLSYAVRALGATSGIVITASHNPPEYNGYKAYGSDGCQLVPADAEQVIASIQQISGFDQVCKISREEAEAKGLLNWLGEAEDRAYVETVAAQSLNSESLKNGLGEALTVVYTPLHGAGNMPVREVLKEVGLSNVHVVPEQEQPDGYFSTVKSPNPEEREAFTLAIKLGQEVGADIIIGTDPDCDRMGAVVRNNEGEYVVLTGNQSGAIMVNYLLSTLKERGELPSNGVVIKTIVTSEMGADIAESYGAEVINTLTGFKYIGEKMTQFEKSGERSFLFGYEESYGYLAGTYARDKDAVIASMLICEAAAYYKSKGLTLYDVLNELYAKHGNYLEHLESRTLKGVDGVQQIAAIMEDWRSNPPVELAGITVKQVQDYLPGLGGLPPENVLKYLLEDGSWFCLRPSGTEPKIKVYFAVRASSQPEAKAAVARLTQLVMERVDHQA from the coding sequence ATGAATCATTTGGCAGAAGAACGGTATCAAGCATGGCTTAACGATCCGCTTATTGATGTGGCAACAAAGCAAGAGCTGGCTGCATTGCAAGGCAACGACAAGGAGATTGAAGATCGCTTCTATCGCGAGCTTGAGTTCGGAACCGGCGGTCTGCGCGGTGTCATGGGCGCTGGGACAAATCGGCTGAACAGCTACACCGTAGGCAAAGCGACGCAAGGTCTTGCGAATTGGGTGCTTAGCAGAGGCGGCTCGCCATCGGTTGTCATTGCCTATGATTCACGCAATAACTCGCCTGAGTTTGCGCTTGATGCCGCACTAGTGCTGGCAGCTAATGGAGTTACCGCGCATGTGTTCAAGGCGCTTCGTCCGACTCCACAATTGTCCTATGCGGTGCGCGCGCTTGGCGCGACTAGCGGTATCGTCATTACGGCGAGCCATAATCCGCCGGAATATAACGGCTACAAAGCATACGGCTCTGATGGCTGTCAGCTCGTGCCGGCAGATGCCGAGCAGGTCATCGCGTCGATTCAGCAAATAAGCGGCTTCGATCAAGTTTGTAAGATCAGCCGTGAAGAAGCGGAAGCGAAGGGCTTGCTTAACTGGTTGGGCGAGGCGGAGGATCGTGCGTATGTGGAGACGGTCGCTGCACAAAGCTTGAATAGCGAGAGCCTGAAGAACGGTCTCGGCGAGGCGTTGACGGTTGTTTATACGCCGCTGCACGGTGCTGGCAACATGCCGGTACGCGAAGTGTTGAAAGAAGTAGGCTTATCGAATGTACATGTTGTACCGGAGCAGGAGCAGCCAGACGGCTATTTCAGCACAGTGAAGTCGCCGAATCCGGAAGAGCGCGAAGCGTTCACGCTGGCGATTAAGCTCGGCCAAGAGGTCGGAGCCGACATTATTATCGGCACAGATCCCGATTGCGACCGGATGGGCGCGGTCGTCCGCAATAACGAAGGCGAATATGTCGTACTGACAGGCAACCAGTCCGGTGCGATTATGGTCAATTATTTGCTGAGCACGCTCAAAGAACGCGGAGAACTGCCTTCGAACGGCGTTGTCATCAAGACGATCGTAACGAGCGAGATGGGTGCGGATATCGCCGAATCTTACGGAGCGGAAGTCATCAATACATTGACCGGCTTCAAGTATATCGGCGAGAAGATGACTCAGTTCGAGAAGAGCGGCGAACGTTCTTTCCTGTTTGGGTATGAGGAGAGCTACGGCTATTTGGCAGGTACTTATGCACGTGATAAAGACGCGGTTATCGCTTCGATGTTGATTTGCGAAGCAGCTGCTTATTATAAGAGCAAAGGTCTGACCTTGTATGACGTGCTGAATGAACTCTATGCGAAGCACGGCAATTACCTCGAACACTTGGAGTCCCGCACGCTGAAAGGCGTAGACGGGGTGCAGCAGATCGCAGCGATTATGGAAGATTGGCGCAGCAATCCGCCGGTTGAGCTTGCAGGCATTACCGTGAAGCAGGTACAGGATTATCTGCCGGGCTTAGGCGGTCTGCCGCCGGAGAATGTGCTGAAATATTTGCTTGAGGACGGGTCTTGGTTCTGCTTGCGTCCATCAGGCACTGAGCCGAAGATTAAAGTGTATTTTGCCGTTCGTGCGAGCTCGCAGCCGGAGGCCAAAGCGGCGGTAGCCCGTCTGACGCAGCTTGTCATGGAACGCGTAGATCATCAGGCTTAA
- the fabZ gene encoding 3-hydroxyacyl-ACP dehydratase FabZ: MLDIREIQEIIPHRPPFLLVDRILEVEDGKRAVGIKNVTMNEPFFTGHFPQYPVMPGVLIVEALAQVGCVAILKVEANRGKIGFFAGIDNFRFRGQVVPGDTLTLEVEITRLKGMIGKGQAVAKVGDKVVAEGEIMFALKDA; this comes from the coding sequence ATGTTAGATATTAGAGAAATTCAAGAAATCATTCCACACCGCCCGCCTTTCTTGCTGGTGGACCGAATTTTAGAGGTGGAAGACGGCAAACGCGCTGTCGGCATTAAGAACGTAACGATGAACGAGCCATTCTTCACAGGCCACTTCCCGCAATATCCGGTTATGCCGGGCGTCCTTATCGTAGAGGCGCTTGCGCAGGTCGGTTGCGTAGCCATATTGAAGGTAGAAGCGAATCGCGGCAAAATCGGCTTTTTCGCCGGCATTGACAACTTCCGTTTTCGCGGTCAGGTCGTTCCTGGCGACACGCTTACATTAGAAGTGGAGATCACGCGCCTCAAAGGCATGATTGGCAAGGGACAGGCTGTAGCTAAAGTTGGCGATAAAGTGGTAGCCGAAGGTGAAATTATGTTTGCGCTTAAAGATGCGTAA
- a CDS encoding CDP-alcohol phosphatidyltransferase family protein, whose product MNLPNLLTMLRFALVPVYIAVFASDTSGHMKWAFLIIVIAGLTDILDGYLARKYGQVTMVGSMLDPLADKTMMITVILSLLITGHIPWSAGAAIFIRDAGMIVGSAFFHFRGKKTVPANWMGKLTTILYYLAILFIFFEMPFARAYLWGVIAFSFVTSFIYIFLFVALNKDEEEEAEAVHNRGVQNDSKQAKM is encoded by the coding sequence TTGAATTTGCCTAATTTGCTCACGATGCTTCGATTTGCATTAGTTCCCGTATACATCGCAGTATTTGCATCAGATACATCGGGTCATATGAAATGGGCATTTCTAATTATCGTCATTGCCGGTCTTACCGATATACTAGACGGCTATTTGGCGCGTAAGTACGGTCAAGTCACCATGGTCGGGTCGATGCTCGATCCGCTTGCCGACAAAACGATGATGATTACAGTCATCTTGTCACTGCTTATTACAGGGCATATTCCATGGAGCGCGGGTGCGGCTATTTTTATTCGCGATGCAGGGATGATCGTGGGGTCGGCGTTCTTTCACTTTCGAGGGAAGAAGACGGTTCCTGCCAATTGGATGGGCAAGCTGACGACGATTTTGTATTACTTGGCCATTCTATTTATTTTCTTTGAAATGCCTTTTGCACGCGCTTATTTATGGGGCGTTATTGCGTTCTCATTTGTAACCTCGTTCATCTACATCTTCTTGTTTGTCGCACTTAATAAAGACGAAGAAGAGGAAGCCGAAGCGGTACATAACAGAGGAGTACAGAACGATTCGAAGCAGGCTAAAATGTAA
- a CDS encoding Ig-like domain-containing protein has translation MCMNKTAARGKLFRPWLTVLLAFVLTFSSFAGIANADEVVTGVSFDDAPSPAVLYVDDDTISLHLDATIQGATSMKDVTADSTWSSSNSTIVKVSGGVLTGISNGTATITASYKGYKATLSVSVKYLYDKVTLTDGSTDLPTSATVSLGDTLEYNLVGASSGQADEDVTDNATWTSSNTAVATVDDGTVTLLTAGETTILAKYKGRSDSIKLTVSSPYKSISIPMDDDLLELYTGDVPVTLEANAEGKDGSTTPVEDSATWLSSNAAVVTVSGGVVTPVGAGVATITASYLGASGTLSVVVRPSYEALRLTPKEDLHLTLQDDPVSLTAEALKGSATAEDVTTTATWNSSSVYVATVKNGVITPKGVGTTVVKATYKGISQQVNVTVYPTVTSAKSAKDTIDAFLDDTVSLPNVSAVSISGDTVDVTNLATWTSSDTDVLDKVDGKWKALKLGTATLTGTVQAKTVTVTVSVHEKPLLLTPEQTNASVVIGKEAKLPTIIVTYESGNEEDVTSLVTWKSSSANLLLKAPNMKGLQASGVTLTATYLGKSTTVRVTIEEEITKLFVDTTAITLNPNRSKSVKVTGIYKSGKSISLALKMNWTIDPETVASVKGSTFKALAEGTAKLTGTYQGKSVEISLAVVPKLKKLTASAKTLTLAPEGKESVTATAEYDTGKVTDITKTATWTSGNAKIATVTNGTITAVAKGTTVIRANYNGKSVSIRVTVKL, from the coding sequence ATGTGTATGAACAAAACTGCAGCACGCGGAAAGCTTTTTCGCCCCTGGCTCACAGTCTTGCTGGCTTTTGTCCTGACCTTCTCGTCCTTCGCAGGCATTGCGAATGCCGATGAAGTCGTCACAGGAGTGAGCTTCGACGACGCACCGTCACCAGCCGTCCTTTATGTCGATGACGACACCATTTCCCTTCACTTAGACGCAACCATTCAAGGCGCGACTTCTATGAAAGACGTCACAGCCGATTCCACTTGGTCATCCTCCAACAGCACGATCGTGAAAGTAAGCGGAGGCGTATTAACTGGCATATCCAACGGAACTGCAACGATTACCGCTTCCTATAAAGGATATAAAGCAACGCTGTCCGTGTCCGTTAAGTACCTGTACGACAAAGTAACGCTTACTGACGGCAGCACGGATCTGCCAACATCCGCAACGGTTAGCTTGGGCGATACGCTTGAGTATAACCTCGTCGGTGCGAGCAGCGGACAGGCCGATGAAGATGTGACGGACAACGCGACATGGACGAGTTCGAACACAGCAGTCGCTACCGTAGATGATGGTACTGTTACTTTGCTAACTGCCGGTGAAACAACTATTTTAGCGAAATATAAAGGCCGCTCTGATTCCATTAAGCTAACGGTTTCCTCTCCTTACAAATCCATCAGTATTCCTATGGATGATGATTTATTGGAGCTGTACACCGGGGATGTCCCCGTTACGCTTGAAGCAAACGCGGAAGGAAAAGATGGAAGTACGACTCCTGTAGAAGACAGCGCAACATGGTTATCGAGCAACGCAGCAGTTGTTACTGTATCCGGAGGTGTTGTAACACCGGTAGGCGCAGGTGTTGCGACGATCACCGCTTCCTATCTGGGCGCTAGCGGTACGCTTTCCGTAGTCGTCAGACCTTCTTATGAAGCGCTTCGTCTGACTCCTAAAGAAGACTTGCACTTGACTCTTCAGGATGATCCGGTTTCCCTTACAGCAGAAGCACTTAAAGGCTCGGCCACTGCAGAGGATGTAACAACCACTGCAACTTGGAACTCCAGCAGCGTCTATGTTGCAACTGTAAAGAATGGCGTCATTACACCGAAAGGTGTAGGCACCACGGTCGTGAAAGCGACTTATAAAGGCATTTCCCAGCAAGTCAATGTGACTGTGTATCCAACCGTTACGAGCGCAAAATCCGCTAAAGATACGATCGATGCCTTCCTAGACGATACGGTTAGTTTACCGAACGTATCCGCGGTATCGATTTCCGGCGATACAGTTGACGTTACGAATCTGGCAACCTGGACAAGTAGCGATACCGACGTTCTTGACAAGGTTGACGGCAAATGGAAAGCGTTGAAGCTCGGTACGGCTACACTGACCGGAACGGTACAAGCGAAGACTGTTACTGTGACTGTCAGCGTGCATGAGAAGCCGCTCCTGCTCACACCAGAACAAACCAATGCTTCTGTCGTAATTGGTAAAGAAGCGAAGCTTCCGACCATTATCGTGACTTATGAAAGTGGCAACGAAGAAGATGTGACTAGCCTTGTAACATGGAAGAGCTCTTCCGCCAACCTGCTCTTGAAGGCTCCAAATATGAAAGGCTTGCAAGCATCAGGCGTTACACTAACCGCGACGTATCTCGGCAAGAGCACGACCGTTCGTGTCACGATTGAAGAAGAAATTACGAAGCTATTCGTAGATACTACTGCCATTACGCTGAACCCTAACCGTTCTAAGAGCGTGAAAGTAACCGGTATCTATAAGAGCGGCAAGTCCATCTCCTTAGCTTTAAAAATGAACTGGACGATCGACCCCGAGACTGTCGCGTCCGTTAAAGGCAGCACCTTCAAAGCATTGGCTGAAGGTACAGCAAAGCTCACAGGTACGTATCAGGGCAAGAGCGTTGAGATTTCACTCGCTGTCGTTCCGAAGCTGAAGAAGCTAACTGCTTCTGCGAAGACGTTAACCCTAGCGCCGGAAGGCAAAGAATCCGTGACTGCAACCGCAGAATATGACACCGGCAAAGTAACGGACATCACCAAAACCGCAACATGGACAAGCGGCAACGCAAAAATTGCAACAGTGACTAACGGCACGATTACTGCAGTAGCAAAAGGCACAACGGTTATTCGTGCCAATTACAACGGCAAATCTGTAAGTATCCGCGTAACCGTTAAATTATAA
- a CDS encoding DNA-directed RNA polymerase subunit beta has protein sequence MDSRKETAAGLEAAAVSATDQPRQAASAQREAVQGKLRKKRNPALRALLWTLRALVVPVLCVVAILGGMYAGYAILGKRPGDEVFEVETWKHMYDLVFAD, from the coding sequence ATGGATTCAAGGAAAGAAACAGCGGCCGGTTTAGAAGCGGCTGCAGTATCCGCCACAGATCAGCCGCGCCAAGCAGCCAGCGCTCAGCGTGAAGCTGTACAAGGCAAGCTGCGGAAGAAGCGTAATCCTGCTTTGCGTGCGCTGCTGTGGACGCTGCGAGCACTTGTTGTGCCCGTACTATGTGTCGTAGCCATTCTAGGCGGCATGTATGCCGGCTACGCGATTCTAGGCAAACGTCCAGGCGATGAAGTATTCGAAGTTGAAACCTGGAAGCATATGTACGATCTCGTATTCGCGGATTAA
- a CDS encoding flagellar hook-basal body protein, with amino-acid sequence MNSSIVNAMVSMNGLQQKLDLLADNIANVNTVGYKRKQGTFEDLLTTLKEQPEAFNQPGRLTPLGFSQGWGSRLTMVQPDFSQGPLQQTDQPYDVAIEGNALFEVTVDDSGHLGYTRGGSFQTSLTRDGRNILATKEGYPVSSVDGKPIEIPPDMKMVSVDAEGKVVGTKTTGEIVTLGQFKLVQVDKPALLSQVADNLFAIGDGVNVTDVLHPVAANAENKIAIKQGFLEQSNVVLADEMTELISVQRAYQLSAKAVTSSDTMMGLANNLRV; translated from the coding sequence ATGAACAGTTCGATTGTTAACGCGATGGTGTCCATGAATGGACTGCAGCAGAAGCTTGACTTGCTCGCTGACAATATTGCGAATGTGAATACAGTCGGTTACAAGCGCAAGCAAGGAACATTTGAAGATCTGCTGACAACGCTGAAAGAGCAACCGGAAGCGTTCAATCAACCGGGTCGCTTAACGCCACTCGGCTTCAGCCAAGGCTGGGGCTCGCGTCTAACAATGGTGCAGCCGGATTTCTCGCAAGGACCGCTGCAGCAGACGGATCAACCGTATGACGTCGCGATTGAAGGCAATGCTCTATTCGAAGTGACGGTCGATGATTCCGGTCACCTCGGCTATACACGCGGTGGATCGTTCCAGACTTCGCTTACAAGGGATGGCCGTAACATCTTGGCAACGAAAGAGGGATACCCGGTATCCTCGGTGGATGGCAAGCCGATTGAGATTCCACCCGATATGAAGATGGTCAGTGTCGATGCGGAAGGCAAAGTTGTCGGTACGAAAACAACAGGTGAGATTGTAACATTAGGGCAGTTTAAGCTTGTACAGGTAGACAAGCCTGCCTTGCTCTCGCAAGTGGCAGACAACCTGTTCGCCATTGGTGATGGCGTGAACGTCACGGATGTACTTCATCCCGTCGCAGCAAATGCTGAGAATAAAATTGCAATTAAACAAGGCTTTCTGGAGCAGTCGAACGTTGTCTTGGCAGACGAGATGACAGAATTGATTAGCGTGCAACGAGCTTACCAGCTCAGCGCGAAAGCAGTGACATCGAGCGATACGATGATGGGCCTCGCGAATAATTTGCGCGTTTAG
- a CDS encoding flagellar hook-basal body protein — protein MLRGLYTAAAGMMAQQQRHDTITNNISNLNTPGYKQKDAVTHSFPDMLLHLTGTKDAGGQAIGKLSTGVFAEESLQINQQGDLMQTNRFSDFAIVSDIEVPGVHFDSSGKSVGADGQIVFQPQAFFTVQNTNGETRYTRDGQFKLDSEGFLTLPDGSRVLDSSGQPFQLPADMSFNALTLTKDNRLVDPLTGKSAGKLLMTRVDNPNDLVREGDGKFKLGPDVTTGVRELDATDRVEVRQGYVERSNVDATQSMVDLMAASRAYEANQKVIQFFDKSLDKAVNEIGKV, from the coding sequence ATGCTAAGAGGTCTTTATACAGCTGCTGCGGGCATGATGGCTCAACAGCAACGACATGATACGATAACGAATAATATTTCAAACTTAAATACACCTGGGTATAAACAGAAGGATGCTGTTACGCATTCGTTCCCGGACATGCTGCTTCATCTGACAGGTACGAAGGACGCTGGCGGACAAGCCATCGGCAAGCTGAGTACGGGCGTATTCGCCGAGGAAAGCCTGCAGATTAATCAGCAAGGTGACCTGATGCAGACGAATCGATTCAGCGACTTTGCAATTGTATCGGACATTGAAGTGCCAGGCGTCCATTTCGACTCCTCCGGCAAGTCGGTGGGGGCAGATGGCCAAATCGTGTTTCAGCCGCAAGCTTTCTTTACGGTTCAGAATACGAACGGCGAGACGCGCTATACGCGTGACGGCCAATTCAAGCTGGACAGCGAAGGCTTCCTGACATTACCCGATGGCTCACGTGTCCTCGACTCGAGCGGACAGCCTTTTCAACTGCCGGCAGATATGTCCTTTAATGCACTCACGTTGACGAAGGACAATCGACTCGTTGACCCGCTGACAGGCAAGAGCGCAGGCAAGCTGCTCATGACTCGCGTGGACAACCCGAATGACCTCGTTCGTGAAGGGGATGGCAAGTTTAAGCTTGGACCGGACGTTACGACAGGTGTTCGAGAGCTGGATGCTACTGATCGCGTAGAAGTGCGCCAGGGCTATGTCGAGCGCTCGAACGTGGATGCCACTCAATCTATGGTTGATCTGATGGCAGCGTCACGCGCTTATGAAGCGAATCAGAAAGTGATTCAATTCTTCGATAAGAGCTTGGACAAAGCGGTCAATGAAATCGGTAAGGTATAA
- the mreB gene encoding rod shape-determining protein, producing the protein MFSKDIGIDLGTANVSIHVRGRGVVLDEPSVVAIESETKRVLAVGEEAHRMVGRTPGNIVAIRPLRDGVIADFEITEIMLKAFIDRVGGRSWYSRPRILICAPTNITSVEQKAIREAAERSGAKDVFLEEEPKAAAIGAGMDIYQPSGNMVVDIGGGTTDVAVLSMGDVVTASSIKVAGDKFDEAIMKYIKSKYKLLIGERTSEDIKIKIGSVYDNGFREEIDIRGRDMVTGLPLTVTIYSEEVREALWEPVSSIVSAAKSVLERTPPELSADIIDRGVILTGGGALLSGLDALLAEELKVPVLIAEDPMHCVVKGTGLLLDHLDRSPRSSSNRAVKR; encoded by the coding sequence ATGTTTAGCAAGGATATTGGTATTGATCTTGGGACTGCAAATGTCTCCATTCATGTTAGAGGGAGGGGCGTCGTTCTAGATGAGCCTTCTGTCGTCGCAATTGAGAGCGAGACGAAGCGCGTGCTTGCCGTTGGTGAAGAAGCGCATCGGATGGTTGGACGGACTCCTGGCAACATTGTCGCCATCAGACCGCTAAGAGACGGCGTTATCGCCGACTTTGAGATTACTGAAATTATGCTTAAAGCTTTTATTGACCGCGTCGGCGGCCGTTCTTGGTACAGCCGCCCTCGCATTCTTATTTGTGCTCCTACGAATATTACTTCGGTGGAGCAGAAGGCTATTCGTGAGGCTGCAGAGCGCTCCGGCGCGAAAGACGTATTCCTCGAAGAGGAGCCTAAAGCAGCTGCAATCGGCGCAGGTATGGACATTTACCAGCCGAGCGGCAATATGGTCGTTGATATTGGCGGCGGAACTACGGATGTTGCCGTGCTTTCGATGGGCGACGTAGTAACCGCCTCCTCCATTAAGGTTGCGGGGGACAAGTTCGACGAGGCCATTATGAAATATATCAAGAGCAAGTACAAGCTTCTGATTGGTGAGCGTACGAGCGAAGATATTAAGATTAAGATCGGATCTGTATACGACAATGGCTTCAGAGAAGAGATTGACATTCGCGGACGGGACATGGTTACCGGCTTGCCGCTGACAGTGACGATTTATTCGGAAGAAGTGCGTGAAGCGCTTTGGGAGCCGGTATCGTCCATCGTGTCAGCGGCTAAATCGGTGCTTGAACGGACACCGCCGGAATTGTCGGCTGACATTATCGACCGCGGTGTTATTCTGACGGGCGGCGGCGCGCTGCTCAGCGGACTGGATGCGCTTCTTGCTGAAGAGCTCAAGGTGCCGGTGCTGATTGCCGAAGATCCGATGCACTGCGTCGTTAAAGGGACAGGCTTGCTGCTTGATCACTTGGACCGTTCACCTCGCTCGTCGAGCAACCGAGCAGTCAAGCGTTAA
- the spoIIID gene encoding sporulation transcriptional regulator SpoIIID, whose translation MHDYIKERTIKIGRCIVETKHTVRTIAKEFGVSKSTVHKDLTERLPEINPDLADQVKHILEYHKSIRHLRGGEATKIKYKKSSGRKREVLAAAKS comes from the coding sequence GTGCACGATTACATCAAAGAACGGACCATAAAAATCGGCCGTTGTATCGTCGAGACGAAGCACACGGTGCGGACGATCGCTAAAGAATTTGGCGTCTCCAAAAGCACAGTCCATAAGGATTTGACCGAGCGTTTACCGGAAATCAATCCTGATTTGGCTGACCAGGTCAAACACATTTTGGAATACCACAAGTCCATCCGGCATTTGAGGGGAGGAGAAGCGACCAAGATCAAGTATAAGAAGAGCTCAGGGCGCAAGCGTGAGGTTCTCGCTGCCGCAAAATCGTAA